A single Acropora palmata chromosome 5, jaAcrPala1.3, whole genome shotgun sequence DNA region contains:
- the LOC141882295 gene encoding peptidyl-prolyl cis-trans isomerase Fkbp12-like translates to MAEKPENYKKISVHTVADISTLPSSFSEFKFTLGEGQVIAGWELGLRDMCVGELRELVVPPQYGYGEFPVGDKIPPRALLVFYVELLKINDAEEDGGKPNMFKEIDVDGDGMISHSEVAGYLRREGLSHGEGDESHDAVMQEIFQEEDKNKDGYISHDEFQGIKHGEL, encoded by the exons ATGGCTGAG AAAccagaaaattacaaaaaaataagtgTTCACACTGTCGCTGACATTTCAACGCTCCCATCTTCTTTCAGCGAATTCAAATTCACGTTAGGCGAAGGACAAGTTATTGCCGGTTGGGAACTGGGTCTCAGGGATATGTGCGTTGGTGAGCTCAGGGAGCTTGTAGTTCCCCCACAGTACGGATACGGGGAGTTCCCAGTCGGCGACAAAATCCCCCCTCGAGCTCTCCTGGTATTTTACGTCGAGCTCTTGAAAATCAATGATGCCGAAGAAGATGGAGGGAAACCAAACATGTTCAAGGAGATTGACGTCGATGGTGACGGAATGATTTCACACTCAGAG GTTGCTGGATATCTTAGAAGAGAAGGCCTCTCGCATGGCGAAGGAGACGAAAGCCATGACGCTGTGATGCAAGAAATCTTTCAGGAAGAAGACAAGAACAAAGATGGTTATATTTCTCATGACGAATTTCAAGGAATAAAACACGGAGAGCTATAA